The Bernardetia sp. ABR2-2B DNA window CTTCCATAGGGGTTACTGAATTTTTTCCAATACTTCTCTTCTAATGGTATCATAAAGAATTTCATAAAATTAAAGGGAACAAACATATCTTGTTTATTCCCTTTATTATTTTGATATTTTTTAACTATTGAGCTGTCCAACCTCCATCAATTGGAATAGCTGTTCCTGTAAATGTACTGGCTTCTTTTGAGGCTAAAAATAAAGCCATTCCTACAAGAGCTTCAATAGAAACAAAATCTTTTACAGCCTGTTTTTTGAGCATTACTTTTTCTACTACTTCATCTTCACTCATTCCGTGTGTTTTGGCTTGGTCTGCAATCTGTTTTTCTACTAAAGGCGTTTTGACATACCCTGGACAGATAGCATTTGCAGTAATATTATAAGGCGCACCTTCTAAACTCAATACTTTTGTAAGCCCAACAATTCCATGTTTGGCAGCTACATAAGCTGATTTAAACTCTGAAGCACGAAGTCCGTGAGCAGAAGCAATATTGATAATTCTACCAAATTTTTGTTTTTTCATGTCTTCCCAAACAGCTTGTGAAGTA harbors:
- a CDS encoding 3-hydroxybutyrate dehydrogenase codes for the protein MATVLITGSTSGIGLGIAKHFAKAGYNVVFNGLEDNGAEIAANVAKEHGVQTMFSDANMLYPEQINQMIDEAKQKFGTIDVLINNAGIQFVSPIDEFPAAKWNAIIGINLSSAFHTSQAVWEDMKKQKFGRIINIASAHGLRASEFKSAYVAAKHGIVGLTKVLSLEGAPYNITANAICPGYVKTPLVEKQIADQAKTHGMSEDEVVEKVMLKKQAVKDFVSIEALVGMALFLASKEASTFTGTAIPIDGGWTAQ